CAGCCGAAAGTTCTGACGCTGAAACAGTGTCTTGAACACTATTTAAACCATCAGGTTGTGATTATTAAGCGCCGTACAGCTTTTGAATTGCGAAAAGCTGAAGCACGGGCTCATATCTTGGAAGGACTCAGAATCGCCCTTGATCATATTGACCAGATTATAGCCTTAATCCGCGGTTCTAAGACGACTGATATTGCACGCGAAGGCCTTATGAATAACTTTAATCTCTCGGAAAAGCAAGCCCAGGCGATTTTGGATATGCGTCTGCAGCGTCTGACAGGTCTTGAACGGGAGAAGATCGAAAATGAATACAATGAGCTGCTTGAATTAATCAGTGAGTTGAAGGCCATTTTGGCTGACGAAGAAAAAGTTCTCGAAATCATTCGTGAGGAACTGACTGAAATCAAAGAACGGTTCGATGACGGCCGTCGAACTGAAATTCTGACCGGCGGCACGGACTTCTTCGAGGATGAGGATCTCATTCCAGAAGAAAACATTGTCATCACCCTTACCCACCAAGGCTATATTAAACGTCTTCCGTCTTCCACCTATCGCACACAAAAGCGCGGAGGACGCGGCATTCAAGGCATGGGGACCAACGAGGATGACTTTGTTGAACACCTGGTATCGACATCAACCCATGACACTGTTCTGTTCTTTACGAATAAAGGTAAAGTCTACCGGGCTAAAGGGTATGAAGTGCCTGAGTACAGCCGGACAGCGAAAGGCATTCCTTTGATCAATCTGCTTCAGATTGAAAAAGAGGAATGGGTCAATGCGGTCATATCTGTTAAAGAATTCTCTGATGATCTTTTCCTCTTTTTCACGACAAAACATGGCGTGTCAAAACGTACGACATTATCACAGTTCGCCAATATTCGAAAAAGCGGCTTGATTGCACTGGGCCTCCGTGAAGATGATGAATTGATTTCTGTGAGAAAAACAGATGGCACGAAGGATATACTGATTGGCACAGGCGACGGATATGTCATTCGGTTTAACGAAGAAGAAATCCGTTCGATGGGCAGAACTGCTGCAGGTGTCAGAGGTATCTCCCTCAGAGATGATGATGTCGTGGTCTCAATGGAAATTATTGAACCGAATGATCAGATTCTTCATGTCACCGAAAAAGGCATTGGCAAACGGACACCTGAAGACCAATACCGTAAGACCCGCCGTGGTGGTAAAGGGATCTTCACCTGCCGTTTAAATGAAGACACGGGCCGTGTGGCAGCCGTCAAGACGGTAACGGGCACAGAAGATATTATGCTGATCACCATTGCCGGCGTTTTAATCAGAACTCCTGTAGAAGACATATCGCAAACAGGACGGAACACCCAGGGCGTGCGTCTCATTCGCCTGCAGGATGATGAAGCCGTTGCGACCATTGCAATCGTTCAGGAAGATGAGGAAGATGCTGAGAATGATTCAGTGGAAGAAACGCCTAATGAAGACCAACAGCCTTCAGATGAGACGTCACAAGATGAACAAGATAGCGACACAGAATAAAGCATAAAACATCCATTGGGCGACACCAAACCACCCACCGTCGCCCAATTTTTTTATCAAGGTTAAGTGTTCAAGGGGGAATATGTATGCGGGTAAAGGTTGGTCAGATCAAGTCGGGTTTGGTACTTCAGGAAGATGTTTTTGGAAAGTCAGGAAAACCAATTGTGCGGAAAAATACAGTTTTGACAGATGAGCACGTCCGGATTTTACATATGTTTCAAGTGGAAGCGGTTTCTATTGTCCAAGGTAAAAATATACAAGGAAGAGCCGTACAAGAAGACTCTCAGCAAGTAACACAGCCCAAGGAGCCAGTGAAACAAACAGCAGTCACTGGTGCCTCTGCAGCGGACATGCCTTTTGAGGCACATTATCAGGTGGTTGTATCCGGTTATATGAAACACTTCAAAAAATGGCAAAACCAGTTGCCCATCGACCTCCCTGCTCTTCGTAAGTTGTTCTTGCCATTGATCGAGCGGATAGAAGATGTGAATCATGCGGTATATGCCCTGCATCATTTTGCTGCTAGAGACACATATCTGTATCATCATTCGGTCGCTGTCGGTGTCCTGGCCTCTTATCTGGGACGTAAAATGGGCTATTCCCATGGTGAATGGCTGCAAATTGGTCTGGCAGGTTTACTGGCTGACAGCGGTATGGCCAAAATTTCCCCTGCCATCCTTAAAAAAAACACCAAACTTAACACTGAAGAATTTGCAAGCGTTAAAACCCATACCACTCAAGGGTATTACATGGTGGAAAAGCTTCCGACATTGTCTCACGGAGTAAAGCTTGGTGTCCTCCAGCATCATGAACGTCAGGATGGGAGCGGCTACCCACTCGGTCTTTCAGGTGGAAAGGTGCATATGTATGCCCGAATTATAGCTGTTTGTGATTTGTACCATGCCATGACATGTGAGCGGTTATATCGTGAGAAAACGTCTCCCTTCAAAGTAATCGAATTGCTCCAGCGGGAACAGTTTAACAACCTGGATCCGTCTGTGATCCAAGCATTCACCAGCAGTCTGTTCAATGTGACCGTCGGAACACAAGTGATCTTGAGCAACAACCGTACAGCAGAAATTGTCTTTATTGACAGTCAGCACCCGACAAAGCCAATGGTGCGAATGGAAGATGATGATACGTTTATCGCTTTAAAAGATGAAACACAGCTTCATATCCATGATATTCTCGGTTAAACGGGGACTAACTCTCATCTGTCTTATACAAATTCTGCAAATACAAACCAAGTACATAAGGCATTTTATCAGCGGTTGTATCGAGAAACCTTTTTATAAAAGCGTCATCCATATCGGGTTTCAAACTCAGAACCTCCCCCCACCACCCTGGTTCATAGCGGGACAGCATGCTGAGGTTATAAAGAACCAGATAATGAATGACCACTTCTGGCATAGCCAAGGTATTTTGACGAGTTGTCGGGAAGAAGATTCCTCCGTCAGTCTGATTGATGAAAAAAGCGCCCGTTTCAGTGTTAAATGGCTGGAATAACTCCACCTGATAGGAACTGTCTATTTTCTCAAAGGTTTTGAGAAGGGGCAGTTCTGTTTTTATTTTGGCAAAGAAAGCGCGCTCTGTCAGATGATAGTCGTCAAGCAGTGTTTCGGGAAAATACAAGAACCTGTCCCCCATCTTCCCTACCTTTACTAATGTTTTTCGACCTTGCCATGCATAAAACGGACTCAGTTCCGGAATCATTTGTAACAGGTGGTTCATGCTGATTTTTGAAAAAGGCAGCGTGTCCATGTCGAAAAGGTGTTTACTCATATACGGCAATAGGCCTCTATGCTGCACTTTTACTTCATCCTCCAAAAAGCTATAATTTTTCTTTTTCCTTTTGCGTGCCGAGACGCCGTGCGCCAGATGTGCCGTAGATTCAGGGTAATCCGGGCGTTGAGCGAGAATACAGGCCTTGACTAAATGGACCATACCGTAAAAGTATAAGAGTGGCTTAATCCTGGCATCGGCTGCTTTCCCCTGTTTATAAAAAATTAAGCCATGTTCAAGATATGCCATAAAGACGGAAGCATTTTCGTAACTTTTCATCTCTGCGTCAGGCTCTGCCATACGTTTATAGCAGTGATGCAAGAATTCACGGCTCGATGCCTGGGACTGCAAATATGTAAGAAATGAAGGCACATGGTCGTAGTTCATTTTAAGACCCTCTTTTCATTAAAAATTTAGAATGTATTTTCTTTTTCAATGCAAATATTTGCTGTTGAAAAAGCTCATTTGATGGCGTATTCTAATGTACAATAGATATACAGTCACTCTGATTTCAGTCGCAACAACCACGGGAAATGGCGTGTTTTATTGCGCTGACATGCAGAGACTAATAGGTAAATCGATTAGAATTTAGTTTCACCCATATACACTGGTTAGTATTCATCAATAGATGGAGGAGGATTCATTTATGCGAGAGGATAAGTTTGCTAAAGAAGGACTGACGTTTGATGACGTTCTGCTTGTGCCGGATGAGTCGAATGTGCTTCCGAATGCAGTTGATGTCGGTACAGAACTGACTTCCAGAATTAAATTGCGCGCACCAATTATCAGTGCGGGCATGGACACGGTTACTGAGGCTGAAATGGCGATCGCGATGGCACGTCAAGGCGGTTTCGGTGTCATCCATAAAAATATGTCGATTGAAGAACAGGCTGAGAATGTCGACCGGGTAAAACGATCAGAAAGCGGTGTTATCACAAATCCATTCTTCCTGACCCCTGAACATCAGGTGTATGATGCTGAGCATCTTATGAGCAAGTTCAGAATTTCCGGGGTTCCAATTGTTAACAACATTGACGAACAGAAGCTTGTTGGCATTCTGACCAATCGGGATCTCAAGTTTATTGAAGATTATTCAATGGCCACTTCAGAAGTGATGACGAAAGAAAATCTGATCACAGCGCCTGTCGGAACAACATTGAAAGAAGCAGAGAAATTGCTTCAGCAGCATAAAATTGAGAAACTGCCCCTTGTTGATGACAACCAGATCTTAAAAGGTCTCATCACGATTAAGGACATTGAGAAAGTCATTGAATTCCCGAATGCCGCTAAAGATGAACAAGGACGTTTGATTGTCGCTGCGGCTGTCGGAGTCACAGGTGATGCATTTGCGCGGATCGAAAAGCTCGTAGAAGCCGGTGTCGATATCATCGTGATTGACACAGCTCATGGTCATTCTGCTGGTGTCATTGAGCAGGTAAAACGTGTTGCTGAACGCTGGCCTGAACTGGATATTATGGCAGGTAATGTCGCGACCGCTGAAGCTACAAAAGCGTTGATTCAAGCAGGCGCGACGATTGTCAAAGTCGGAATTGGTCCGGGTTCTATTTGTACAACCCGTGTAGTCGCCGGTGTTGGTGTTCCGCAAATTACAGCCGTATACGATTGTGCACGGGCTGCAGCAGAATATGATGTGCCTGTAATCGCTGATGGCGGCATAAAATATTCCGGTGATATCGTCAAAGCTCTCGCAGCAGGCGCACATGCTGTCATGCTCGGCAGCTTGTTGGCCGGTGTCGCGGAAAGCCCTGGCGACACTGAAATCTATCAAGGCCGTCAGTATAAAGTCTATCGCGGGATGGGCTCTGTCGGCGCTATGGAAGCCGGCTCTAAAGACAGGTACTTCCAAGATGCAAATGAAACGAAAAAGCTTGTTCCAGAAGGCATTGAAGGACGGACAGCCTACAAAGGCCCAGTCGCTGACACTGTTCACCAATTGCTTGGCGGCTTGCGTGCCGGCATGGGTTACTGCGGTACAGCCACCGTTGACGCATTGCGGAAAGACGCCCGTTTCATCCGCATCACCAACGCAGGCTTAAGAGAAAGCCATCCGCACGACGTTCAAATTACAAAAGAAGCACCAAACTATTCCATGTAAAACCCACCCCCCTCATACGAGAATCGTATGAGGGGGATTTTATATACAATCCAGGCTTCTGACACATCACAGTATCCGTAGACTGCGAACTAACTTATGACTGCCTCATGCAGCCGCTCGGGGGAAACACTGCGCTTTCCGCGGGCGCTGCTGAGCCTCCTCGGTCTGACGACCTCCGGGGTCTCACCGAGGCTTTGCATCCCACAGGAGTCTCCGTGTTTCCCCCGAGCTAGGTTAGAGAGAATAACTCTCTAACTCTTTTGTGATTAAAACCTTCCAAACCACTTAATACAATAGAGTGATTGGAGCGGAGGGAAGTCGACTCCTGCGGGAACAGCACGAGTCCGAAGACCCCACAGTGAGCGGTTTTTGCGAGCGAGGAGGCTGAGGCCGTGCCCGCGGAAAGCGACTTCACGGAGCGCAAATCACAGTTCTCTCATCTTGAGTATAAGTCAAGTTTTCATTCGTTCGGAGTTTGTGTCAATTATTCGTCAGTGGTCACGATTTAAAAAGCAATGTCTCCTTCTGGGAAGGGTTATATGGGCTCAGCTTAAATGGTATATATTTACCAATTATTGAAACTTGCTTTTACCATCTATGTTTCGTGAAATTGATATGGTAAAATAGACGAGATGGTTAAGGTTCTTCGAGCTGTCATAGAGAGGTATACTTAAGGTGGAGGTAGAGAAAGTGAAGAAGATGATTTTTTCATTGCGTATGATCGCAATGTTGGTGTTGGTGGGAAGTGTAATTTTGCAGCCAGCTGTTACAAAAGCGGCTGAGCAGGTAGATATACAATCACAAGCTGCCATATTGGTTGATGCAGAATCAGGAAAAGTCTTGTATGGCAAGCATCCCGATGACGCTCTCCCGGCTGCCAGTATGACAAAGATGATGACAGAATACCTCGTCTGGGAAGCTGTTGAAACAGAAGGAAACGGGATTAATTGGGACACAACAACCCAAATTAGCGATTACCCTTACAGTATTTCTGCCAACAGTAACTTTTCCGGAATAGGGCTAAGACAGAATGTGGATTACACCGTCCGCGACTTATATGATGCCATGGCGATTTATTCTGATAACGCGACAACGATTGCACTTGCTGAACTGATTGCCGGTTCAGAAGGTGAATTTGTTAGAATGATGAATGCCAAAGCAGAAGAGATGGGAATGGATAAGTATAAATTTGTCAATGCGACGGGATTAAATAACGCCCATCTTGGTGATCACTATCCAGAAGGCACCCAAGCAGATGACATGAATCTTATGTCTCCAATGTCGACAGCTTTGCTGGCCCATCGTCTCATCACAGACTATCCGGAAGCACTTGACGTATCCAGTGTGCCTGAAAAGAAATTTGACGGGCAGCTGATGATCAACTGGAACTGGATGCTTGACCATGATTCAGTCAACTTCAAACAATTTAACTATAAAGGGATCGATGGCCTCAAGACGGGCTTTACAGAACAAGCTGGGAATTGTTTTGCCGGGACAGCGCTTCGGGACGGAAGACGTCTCATTTCCGTTGTTATGAACGCTGATACGAAAGAACAGCGATTCGTTGATACGAAAGAACTGCTTGATTACGGCTATAACAATTTCAAGATGGAAGAAGTTATTGCTGCAGGCTACCAGCTGGAGGACCAGAAATCAGCCCCTGTGGCAAAAGGTAAGGAAGACACTGTGAAGATTGGCACTGGTGAGGATTTTATGCCCCTGCCCATCCAAAAAGGTGACAAAGAAAATTATACAGTCTCCTATCAATTTGATAAGAAACTATTAAATGACGACGGTGAGCTGACTGCTCCACTGAAAAAAGGTCAAGAGATTGGAACGGCTGAACTTGTTTATAATGGTGAAAGCCTCGGTAATGTGCTCCCTGAAAATGATACAATGACTGTTCCGCTTGTGGCACAGGAAACTGTTGAGAAGTCGAACTGGTTCATGCTTATGCTTGGCTCCATAGGTGACTTTTTCAGCGGTCTGTATTCGACAGTTAAAGGCTGGTTTTAGACAAAAAATATCAATTGTCCTGCTCATTCGGCAGGACAATTTCCTTTTTTTATAACAAATTTCCATAATTTTAAATCTCGCAATCCATTAAACCATTATTGCAATAAGCTTGCTTTAATTGTAATATG
This sequence is a window from Lentibacillus sp. JNUCC-1. Protein-coding genes within it:
- the gyrA gene encoding DNA gyrase subunit A, which translates into the protein MADQQRPNVREINISQEMRTSFLDYAMSVIVSRALPDVRDGMKPVHRRILYAMNDLGMHADKAYKKSARIVGEVIGKYHPHGDSAVYEAMVRMAQDFSYRNMLVDGHGNFGSVDGDAAAAMRYTEARMSKISMEMLRDINKDTIDYADNYDGTEREPVVFPARFPNLLVNGASGIAVGMATNIPPHNLGETIDAVLALSHDPDITIEELMDEYIQGPDFPTAGDILGRSGIRKAYETGKGSITIRAKADIEEHPNGKATILVTELPYQVNKAKLVEKIAELVRDKRIDGITDLRDESDRNGMRVVIELRRDVNANVVLNNLYKYTALQTSFGINMLALVDGQPKVLTLKQCLEHYLNHQVVIIKRRTAFELRKAEARAHILEGLRIALDHIDQIIALIRGSKTTDIAREGLMNNFNLSEKQAQAILDMRLQRLTGLEREKIENEYNELLELISELKAILADEEKVLEIIREELTEIKERFDDGRRTEILTGGTDFFEDEDLIPEENIVITLTHQGYIKRLPSSTYRTQKRGGRGIQGMGTNEDDFVEHLVSTSTHDTVLFFTNKGKVYRAKGYEVPEYSRTAKGIPLINLLQIEKEEWVNAVISVKEFSDDLFLFFTTKHGVSKRTTLSQFANIRKSGLIALGLREDDELISVRKTDGTKDILIGTGDGYVIRFNEEEIRSMGRTAAGVRGISLRDDDVVVSMEIIEPNDQILHVTEKGIGKRTPEDQYRKTRRGGKGIFTCRLNEDTGRVAAVKTVTGTEDIMLITIAGVLIRTPVEDISQTGRNTQGVRLIRLQDDEAVATIAIVQEDEEDAENDSVEETPNEDQQPSDETSQDEQDSDTE
- a CDS encoding HD-GYP domain-containing protein, with translation MRVKVGQIKSGLVLQEDVFGKSGKPIVRKNTVLTDEHVRILHMFQVEAVSIVQGKNIQGRAVQEDSQQVTQPKEPVKQTAVTGASAADMPFEAHYQVVVSGYMKHFKKWQNQLPIDLPALRKLFLPLIERIEDVNHAVYALHHFAARDTYLYHHSVAVGVLASYLGRKMGYSHGEWLQIGLAGLLADSGMAKISPAILKKNTKLNTEEFASVKTHTTQGYYMVEKLPTLSHGVKLGVLQHHERQDGSGYPLGLSGGKVHMYARIIAVCDLYHAMTCERLYREKTSPFKVIELLQREQFNNLDPSVIQAFTSSLFNVTVGTQVILSNNRTAEIVFIDSQHPTKPMVRMEDDDTFIALKDETQLHIHDILG
- a CDS encoding YaaC family protein, with protein sequence MNYDHVPSFLTYLQSQASSREFLHHCYKRMAEPDAEMKSYENASVFMAYLEHGLIFYKQGKAADARIKPLLYFYGMVHLVKACILAQRPDYPESTAHLAHGVSARKRKKKNYSFLEDEVKVQHRGLLPYMSKHLFDMDTLPFSKISMNHLLQMIPELSPFYAWQGRKTLVKVGKMGDRFLYFPETLLDDYHLTERAFFAKIKTELPLLKTFEKIDSSYQVELFQPFNTETGAFFINQTDGGIFFPTTRQNTLAMPEVVIHYLVLYNLSMLSRYEPGWWGEVLSLKPDMDDAFIKRFLDTTADKMPYVLGLYLQNLYKTDES
- the guaB gene encoding IMP dehydrogenase, coding for MREDKFAKEGLTFDDVLLVPDESNVLPNAVDVGTELTSRIKLRAPIISAGMDTVTEAEMAIAMARQGGFGVIHKNMSIEEQAENVDRVKRSESGVITNPFFLTPEHQVYDAEHLMSKFRISGVPIVNNIDEQKLVGILTNRDLKFIEDYSMATSEVMTKENLITAPVGTTLKEAEKLLQQHKIEKLPLVDDNQILKGLITIKDIEKVIEFPNAAKDEQGRLIVAAAVGVTGDAFARIEKLVEAGVDIIVIDTAHGHSAGVIEQVKRVAERWPELDIMAGNVATAEATKALIQAGATIVKVGIGPGSICTTRVVAGVGVPQITAVYDCARAAAEYDVPVIADGGIKYSGDIVKALAAGAHAVMLGSLLAGVAESPGDTEIYQGRQYKVYRGMGSVGAMEAGSKDRYFQDANETKKLVPEGIEGRTAYKGPVADTVHQLLGGLRAGMGYCGTATVDALRKDARFIRITNAGLRESHPHDVQITKEAPNYSM
- a CDS encoding serine hydrolase, whose amino-acid sequence is MIFSLRMIAMLVLVGSVILQPAVTKAAEQVDIQSQAAILVDAESGKVLYGKHPDDALPAASMTKMMTEYLVWEAVETEGNGINWDTTTQISDYPYSISANSNFSGIGLRQNVDYTVRDLYDAMAIYSDNATTIALAELIAGSEGEFVRMMNAKAEEMGMDKYKFVNATGLNNAHLGDHYPEGTQADDMNLMSPMSTALLAHRLITDYPEALDVSSVPEKKFDGQLMINWNWMLDHDSVNFKQFNYKGIDGLKTGFTEQAGNCFAGTALRDGRRLISVVMNADTKEQRFVDTKELLDYGYNNFKMEEVIAAGYQLEDQKSAPVAKGKEDTVKIGTGEDFMPLPIQKGDKENYTVSYQFDKKLLNDDGELTAPLKKGQEIGTAELVYNGESLGNVLPENDTMTVPLVAQETVEKSNWFMLMLGSIGDFFSGLYSTVKGWF